A part of Salmo salar chromosome ssa18, Ssal_v3.1, whole genome shotgun sequence genomic DNA contains:
- the LOC106560466 gene encoding gastrula zinc finger protein XlCGF57.1-like isoform X2, whose translation MSKQQSFHVFLNERLTSAAVEIFGEVEKTVVKYQEENDRLRRLLEITSEVQLCRTDSLQFSLSLSEEEVPPEQQHCEQEWSPSLGQEDPEPTQIKEEQEEVRTSQEEEQLQGLFDTKDSIFTPSCVKSECDLEDPLWSLTLPQTRTVENRESDSKPVDLKPFATVTHIKGLYIPCDPPDNQNNASSHSSAVSSDTVGLDSSPPLDPSPPLEKHCSKPSTTSRKTHHCRDCGETFALKADLQRHVTLTKKRPSECCFCKQRYNSTCKLKAHVRLCHGGRPYTCPVCSKTFKHKGGLPRHMRIHKGEKPFSCGDCGKSFNQKMSLTEHLLIHTGEKPFSCGDCGKSFSQKGSLTVHKLIHTGEKPFSCGDCGKSFSVKEHLARHKLTHTGEKSFICGDCGNSFSRKAYLTFHILTHTGEKRFSCSDCGKSFAQKWELPKHKLIHTGEKPFSCGDCRKSFTQKGDLQKHKLIHTGEKPYSCGDCGKSFSQKGSLTVHKLIHRGEKPFSCGDCGKSFRVKHNLTTHKLTHTGEKSFNCGDCGKSFSVKSYLTRHKLTHMVEKSFSCGDCGKSFRAKPNLTAHKLIHTGEKQHGCSVCEKRFTRKTHLLRHVDSVHKGKKG comes from the exons ATGTCGAAACAACAGTCGTTTCATGTGTTTTTAAATGAGCGCTTAACTTCGGCTGCTGTGGAGATTTTCGGGGAAGTTGAGAAAACGGTAGTGAAATACCAGGAGGAGAATGATCGGCTACGGAGACTGCTGGAGATCACATCAGAGGTTCAACTATGTAGAACAG actccctgcagttctctctttctctctctgaagagGAAGTTCCCCctgagcagcagcactgtgagcaggagtggagccccagtctggggcaggaggacccagagcccacacagattaaagaggaacaggaggaagtcaggaccagtcaggaggaagagcagcttcaagGGCTCTTTGATACCAAAGACTCCATATTCACTCCTTCCTGTGTGAAAAGTGAATGTGATCTGGAGGACCCACTTTGGTCCTTGACTCTTCCCCAAACCCGGActgtggagaacagagagagtgacTCTAAACCAGTGGATCTGAAACCTTTTGCCACTGTGACCCACATTAAGGGTCTCTACATTCCCTGTGACCCTCCAGATAATCAAAACAATGCCTCCAGCCACAGCTCAGCTGTAAGCAGTGACACAGTAGGACTTGACAGCAGTCCACCATTGGATCCCAGCCCACCATTGGAGAAACACTGTTCCAAACCCAGCACCACATCTAGAAAAACTCACCACTGCCGTGACTGTGGTGAAACGTTTGCTCTGAAAGCTGACCTGCAGAGACATGTGACTCTCACCAAGAAGAGACCCAGTGAATGCTGCTTCTGCAAACAACGCTACAATTCCACCTGTAAACTGAAGGCCCATGTCCGACTCTGTCACGGTGGGAGACCCTATACCTGCCCTGTTTGTAGCAAGACCTTCAAACACAAAGGTGGTCTCCCCAGGCACATGAGGATTCAcaaaggagagaaaccttttagctgtggtgactgtgggaaaagcttcaatcAGAAGATGAGCCTAACTGAACATTTActgattcacacaggagagaaaccatttagctgtggtgactgtgggaaaagcttcagtCAGAAGGGATCCCTTACTGTTCATAAACTGATTCACACAGgtgagaaaccttttagctgtggtgactgtgggaaaagcttcagtGTCAAGGAGCACCTAGCCAGGCATaaactgactcacacaggagagaaatcatttATCTGTGGCGACTGTGGGAATAGCTTTAGTCGCAAAGCTTACCTAACCTTCCACATattgactcacacaggagagaaacgatTTAGTTGtagtgactgtgggaaaagcttcgcTCAGAAGTGGGAGCTACCGAAGCATAAActgattcacacaggagagaaaccttttagctgtggtgactgcagGAAAAGCTTTACTCAGAAGGGGGACCTACAGAAGCATAAActgattcacacaggagagaaaccatatagctgtggtgactgtgggaaaagcttcagtCAGAAGGGATCTCTTACTGTTCATAAACTGATTCACAGAGgtgagaaaccttttagctgtggtgactgtgggaaaagcttccgTGTCAAGCACAACCTAACCACTCATAAACTGACTCACACGGGAGAGAAATCATTTaactgtggtgactgtgggaaaagcttcagtGTCAAGAGCTACCTAACCAGGCATAAACTGACTCACATGGTAGAGAAatcatttagctgtggtgactgtgggaaaagcttccgTGCCAAACCCAACCTAACAGCTCATAAACTGATTCACACGGGAGAGAAACAACATGGCTGCTCAGTCTGTGAGAAAAGATTCACTCGTAAGACTCATCTGCTGAGGCATGTAGATTCCGTCCACAAAGGAAAGAAAGGATGA
- the LOC106560466 gene encoding oocyte zinc finger protein XlCOF6-like isoform X1: protein MSKQQSFHVFLNERLTSAAVEIFGEVEKTVVKYQEENDRLRRLLEITSEVQLCRTDSLQFTVSEEEVPPEQQEWSPSLGQKDRETRKMKEEQEEVRTSQQEEQLQGFFDTKDSTFTPSCVKSECDQMDPHQEAILAEHPTLSPLKTSKLQLFRVLLNGCLTASAAVEILGAVEETVAEYQEENDLLRRLLRRTPEIKLCRIDSLQFSLSLSEEEVPPEQQHCEQEWSPSLGQEDPEPTQIKEEQEEVRTSQEEEQLQGLFDTKDSIFTPSCVKSECDLEDPLWSLTLPQTRTVENRESDSKPVDLKPFATVTHIKGLYIPCDPPDNQNNASSHSSAVSSDTVGLDSSPPLDPSPPLEKHCSKPSTTSRKTHHCRDCGETFALKADLQRHVTLTKKRPSECCFCKQRYNSTCKLKAHVRLCHGGRPYTCPVCSKTFKHKGGLPRHMRIHKGEKPFSCGDCGKSFNQKMSLTEHLLIHTGEKPFSCGDCGKSFSQKGSLTVHKLIHTGEKPFSCGDCGKSFSVKEHLARHKLTHTGEKSFICGDCGNSFSRKAYLTFHILTHTGEKRFSCSDCGKSFAQKWELPKHKLIHTGEKPFSCGDCRKSFTQKGDLQKHKLIHTGEKPYSCGDCGKSFSQKGSLTVHKLIHRGEKPFSCGDCGKSFRVKHNLTTHKLTHTGEKSFNCGDCGKSFSVKSYLTRHKLTHMVEKSFSCGDCGKSFRAKPNLTAHKLIHTGEKQHGCSVCEKRFTRKTHLLRHVDSVHKGKKG, encoded by the exons ATGTCGAAACAACAGTCGTTTCATGTGTTTTTAAATGAGCGCTTAACTTCGGCTGCTGTGGAGATTTTCGGGGAAGTTGAGAAAACGGTAGTGAAATACCAGGAGGAGAATGATCGGCTACGGAGACTGCTGGAGATCACATCAGAGGTTCAACTATGTAGAACAG actCCCTGCAGTTCACTGTCTCTGAAGAGGAGGTTCCCCCTGAGCAGCAGGAGTGGAGCCCCAGTCTGGGGCAGAAGGACCGAGAGACCAGAAAGATGAAAGAGGAACAAGAGGAAGTCAGGACCAGTCAGCAGGAAGAGCAGCTTCAAGGGTTCTTTGATACCAAAGACTCCACATTCACTCCTTCCTGTGTGAAAAGTGAATGTGATCAGATGGACCCACATCAAGAAGCCATACTAGCTGAACACCCAACTCTCAGTCCACTGAAAACGTCTAAACTACAGTTGTTTCGTGTGTTGTTAAATGGATGTTTAACGGCATCTGCTGCTGTGGAGATTCTTGGTGCGGTTGAGGAAACTGTAGCAGAGTACCAGGAAGAGAATGATCTGCTACGGAGACTGCTGCGGAGGACACCAGAGATAAAACTATGTAGAATAG actccctgcagttctctctttctctctctgaagagGAAGTTCCCCctgagcagcagcactgtgagcaggagtggagccccagtctggggcaggaggacccagagcccacacagattaaagaggaacaggaggaagtcaggaccagtcaggaggaagagcagcttcaagGGCTCTTTGATACCAAAGACTCCATATTCACTCCTTCCTGTGTGAAAAGTGAATGTGATCTGGAGGACCCACTTTGGTCCTTGACTCTTCCCCAAACCCGGActgtggagaacagagagagtgacTCTAAACCAGTGGATCTGAAACCTTTTGCCACTGTGACCCACATTAAGGGTCTCTACATTCCCTGTGACCCTCCAGATAATCAAAACAATGCCTCCAGCCACAGCTCAGCTGTAAGCAGTGACACAGTAGGACTTGACAGCAGTCCACCATTGGATCCCAGCCCACCATTGGAGAAACACTGTTCCAAACCCAGCACCACATCTAGAAAAACTCACCACTGCCGTGACTGTGGTGAAACGTTTGCTCTGAAAGCTGACCTGCAGAGACATGTGACTCTCACCAAGAAGAGACCCAGTGAATGCTGCTTCTGCAAACAACGCTACAATTCCACCTGTAAACTGAAGGCCCATGTCCGACTCTGTCACGGTGGGAGACCCTATACCTGCCCTGTTTGTAGCAAGACCTTCAAACACAAAGGTGGTCTCCCCAGGCACATGAGGATTCAcaaaggagagaaaccttttagctgtggtgactgtgggaaaagcttcaatcAGAAGATGAGCCTAACTGAACATTTActgattcacacaggagagaaaccatttagctgtggtgactgtgggaaaagcttcagtCAGAAGGGATCCCTTACTGTTCATAAACTGATTCACACAGgtgagaaaccttttagctgtggtgactgtgggaaaagcttcagtGTCAAGGAGCACCTAGCCAGGCATaaactgactcacacaggagagaaatcatttATCTGTGGCGACTGTGGGAATAGCTTTAGTCGCAAAGCTTACCTAACCTTCCACATattgactcacacaggagagaaacgatTTAGTTGtagtgactgtgggaaaagcttcgcTCAGAAGTGGGAGCTACCGAAGCATAAActgattcacacaggagagaaaccttttagctgtggtgactgcagGAAAAGCTTTACTCAGAAGGGGGACCTACAGAAGCATAAActgattcacacaggagagaaaccatatagctgtggtgactgtgggaaaagcttcagtCAGAAGGGATCTCTTACTGTTCATAAACTGATTCACAGAGgtgagaaaccttttagctgtggtgactgtgggaaaagcttccgTGTCAAGCACAACCTAACCACTCATAAACTGACTCACACGGGAGAGAAATCATTTaactgtggtgactgtgggaaaagcttcagtGTCAAGAGCTACCTAACCAGGCATAAACTGACTCACATGGTAGAGAAatcatttagctgtggtgactgtgggaaaagcttccgTGCCAAACCCAACCTAACAGCTCATAAACTGATTCACACGGGAGAGAAACAACATGGCTGCTCAGTCTGTGAGAAAAGATTCACTCGTAAGACTCATCTGCTGAGGCATGTAGATTCCGTCCACAAAGGAAAGAAAGGATGA
- the LOC123728767 gene encoding gastrula zinc finger protein XlCGF57.1-like has translation MSKQQSFHVFLNERLTSAAVEIFGEVEKTVVKYQEENDRLRRLLEITSEVQLCRTDSLQFSLSLSEEEVPPEQQHCEQEWSPSLGQEDPEPTQIKEEQEEVRTSQEEEQLQGLFDTKDSIFTPSCVKSECDLEDPLWSLTLPQTRTVENRESDSKPVDLKPFVTVTHIKGLNIPCDPPDNQNNASSHSSAVSSDTVGLDSSPPLDPSPPLDPSPPLEKHCSKPSTTARKTHHCRDCGETFALKADLQRHVTLSKKRPSECRFCKKRYNSTCKLKAHVRLCHGGKPYICPVCSKTFKHKGGLPRHMRIHKGEKPFSCGDCGKSFNLKMSLTEHLLIHTGEKLYSCGDCGKSFSVKQNLARHKLTHTGEKSFNCGDCGKSFRVKQHLTRHKLTHTGEKSFICGDCGNSFSRKAYLTFHILTHTGEKPFSCSDCGKSFRVKQHLTRHKLTHTGEKSFNCGDCGKSFSVKSYLTRHKLTHMVEKSFSCGDCGKSFRAKPNLTAHKLTHTGEKQHGCSVCEKRFTRKTHLLRHVDSVHKGKEG, from the exons ATGTCGAAACAACAGTCGTTTCATGTGTTTTTAAATGAGCGCTTAACTTCGGCTGCTGTGGAGATTTTCGGGGAAGTTGAGAAAACGGTAGTGAAATACCAGGAGGAGAATGATCGGCTACGGAGACTGCTGGAGATCACATCAGAGGTTCAACTATGTAGAACAG actccctgcagttctctctttctctctctgaagagGAAGTTCCCCctgagcagcagcactgtgagcaggagtggagccccagtctggggcaggaggacccagagcccacacagattaaagaggaacaggaggaagtcaggaccagtcaggaggaagagcagcttcaagGGCTCTTTGATACCAAAGACTCCATATTCACTCCTTCCTGTGTGAAAAGTGAATGTGATCTGGAGGACCCACTTTGGTCCTTGACTCTTCCCCAAACCCGGActgtggagaacagagagagtgacTCTAAACCAGTGGATCTGAAACCTTTTGTCACTGTGACCCACATTAAGGGTCTCAACATTCCCTGTGACCCTCCAGATAATCAAAACAATGCCTCCAGCCACAGCTCAGCTGTAAGCAGCGACACAGTAGGACTTGACAGCAGCCCACCATTGGATCCAAGCCCACCATTGGATCCAAGCCCACCATTGGAGAAACACTGTTCCAAACCCAGCACCACAGCTAGAAAAACTCATCACTGCCGTGACTGTGGAGAAACGTTTGCTCTGAAAGCTGATCTGCAGAGACATGTGACTCTCAGCAAGAAGAGACCCAGTGAATGTAGATTCTGCAAGAAACGCTACAATTCCACCTGTAAACTGAAGGCCCATGTCCGACTCTGTCACGGTGGGAAACCCTATATCTGCCCTGTTTGTAGCAAGACCTTCAAACACAAAGGTGGTCTCCCCAGGCACATGAGGATTCAcaaaggagagaaaccttttagctgtggtgactgtgggaaaagcttcaatcTGAAGATGAGCCTAACTGAACATTTActgattcacacaggagagaaactatatagctgtggtgactgtgggaaaagcttcagtGTCAAGCAGAACCTAGCCAGGCATaaactgactcacacaggagagaaatcatttaactgtggtgactgtgggaaaagcttccgTGTCAAGCAGCACCTAACCAGGCATaaactgactcacacaggagagaaatcatttATCTGTGGCGACTGTGGGAATAGCTTTAGTCGCAAAGCTTACCTAACCTTTCACATattgactcacacaggagagaaaccatttagttgtagtgactgtgggaaaagcttccgTGTCAAGCAGCACCTAACCAGGCATaaactgactcacacaggagagaaatcatttaactgtggtgactgtgggaaaagcttcagtGTCAAGAGCTACCTAACCAGGCATAAACTGACTCACATGGTAGAGAAatcatttagctgtggtgactgtgggaaaagcttccgTGCCAAACCCAACCTAACAGCTCATAAACTGACTCACACGGGAGAGAAACAACATGGCTGCTCAGTCTGTGAGAAAAGATTCACTCGTAAGACTCATCTGCTGAGGCATGTAGATTCAGTCCACAAAGGAAAGGAAGGATGA